In Flammeovirga kamogawensis, the sequence GGTGGGTTTTTGGTTTTGCATGGTCAACTATAATGCTATTATTTTCGGTTTATTTAGGTGCTTTATGGAATAAGGTTCTTGATAAGAATGTATTTATGATTGCGTTTGGTTCTGCCTTCCTTTTAAATGTATTATGGAACCCTGTTTTTTTCTATTTTCATTATATGTTTCTTGGCTTAATTGTAATTGTATTACTTTCAATGTGTGTGATGTTTTTTATTTTTAAATATCAGACAGAAATGAGATGGTTAACTTTACTTATTGCTCCTTATATAATATGGTTGTGTATAGCAACTTCATTGAATGCGTATGCAGTAATTTTTAATTAATTTTTTCTTTCAATAATACAATAACTAGCAATTAGAGTGTAAACATGATTTATAGTTTTAAATCATTAATCTGACTTGTAATATTTCCAATAAGTATCTTACAATGTATGTGTAAAACATTGATTAGTACAATGTTAAAATTTTTTTAATTATATCTTCTTTTTTATATCTCATAAATATTTAATAAATTAAGTCAACAAACCAATACCACAACTAATAGAATAAGTATGCAACTCCACTGCGAAAATCAATTATTACACAATTCATTTTCATTATTCCAAAATAAAAAGTTAATCTCCACACTTGATGAAAAAAAATGGCTTAATACCATTTTAGGATCATGGAAAGGACAAAAGTTTATTTTTAAATATACTTCTATCTGGAATACAACAAAGGTGAAAATTTGTACTGATGAGTATAAGAAAATAGGGGAGATAAAATGGAATCTTTTAAAGAATAAAGCTTCTATTGTAATAAATGATAAACGCTATACTTGGTCATATAAAAGCCTCATAGGTAACAAATGGCAAATTAAAGATCAGAACGAAGTTATAGTAGATTATACTACGAACTTTTCTACAGGAAGTATTTCCTCATCTTCAGAGAATGGATTATTATTCCTTACTGGTTTAACCATTCATCAATTCCATTATCAATCGGTTGCACTCTTAATTTGTACTTTAATTCCTGTTATAAGTAGTTTTATTGCTTAATTTGGTGTTTTATTTATGAAATCTTGTAATTTTCTTACATTACTGTTTTTTATTTTGTAGAAACTTCTCAAGTTTGTAACTTAATAATAAATACCCGTACATATTAAGCTTGCTATACAAATTAAATGAAAAACTATCTGATACTCTTCGTTACATTCTTTGTATCCTCATTAGGTTATGCATCTACAGAAAATGCATATTACCATGTTTGGAACGATCAACAGCATAATGAAATTGCTGATGCTCAACTTATTTTAGTAAAAGATGCAAATGTTATTTTAGAACAAGTTGATGGATCAATATTCGAATATCCTATTCAACAGTTGTCATCAGAAGACGTTAAATTTTTAGAGACTGAATATGGTTATCTAAATTTAATTGATTCTAGAATCTCGGCTTCTACTTTCCACTCTAATTGGGTTATGTTGGTAGCTATTATTGTTTTATTAGGAGGTTTTGTACTTTCTTATTTTTCTGAGCATAAAACAAATTATATAGCTACAACATTTTTATTAGCTGGTTTTACATTATTTGTGCTTGCATGTACAAGTCCTTATGTAGACAATGTTGATAAAGAAGTGACCATCTTTATTAAGAGTCAGACAGATTCTGAGATTGTTCATGAAGTTTTTGATATTTTCCCAACAAATCAGTCTCAAAATTATGGAAATCAAAAAGATTTAGATGGCTCTTTTGCAGAAAGTGCTAAAAAAGAGAATACCTCAAGTGATAGTAATTCATTTGTAGTATTTGATTAATAGAAAAAAGTTCTATTCAATATGATTTTGTTCTTCGTCAAGAAGACTATTCTTTAAGAAATTAAATTGATGTTTTTGAATTTCATTATATTCAAAAGCATCAATTTTTTTATTTTCTAAGGTGTTTTCAATTCGAATTACACGTGCATTCATCAGTTGATTCGCTGGTAATTCAATTTGTGTTTTCTTTCCTTTAGATATAGTTTGCTTTAGTTTATACTCAATTATTTGATATTCACTAGAGGAGTCTGTTATAGCGATTGAAATAGTATTGATGTTTATATCAGATAAGTTTTCAAAATATCCAATACTTTTTTCTTTTGAAAAGGAAAACATTGCATTAAAATCAGGTGCATTATTTTTTCTATAACTTAGTTCTTCTATGTAACTATTGATCTGTTGCTTATCCATTTTCCTTTGATCAGAGGAAACTAATAAAGATTTCAAAAATATATCCTCATAACTCATTCCGTCTATTGATGTGTACCATTCTGATTCATAAATAGGATTATCATAATTACTATTAAGAATAAGTAATGCATGACAAAATCTATCTTTTTCTTTCTCATTTAAAGATTTAAATAATAGATGAGATGATAATTTAAAATCAAGTTCACTTGTACTATTTACGGTCAAGTCTTGACCAAATATATTGTTTAGAGAATATAGAAGTACAATAGTTGTCAGTAAGTATTTCATTTTAGTGTAGTGTTATTTTATGTGTTGTGTTTGCTTCTATTGAACCTAACTGCAAAAAGAGTACTAGACTTTTAAAACAGATAAAGTATTTTATTATATCAATATTAAAAAGGCATGACTATTAAAAAATTTGAAGAAAGCATACCCTTGTGGAAAAATATGACTAAATTCTTTCTTAATTTGTTAGAACAAATTTTCATCTAAATAGTTATTATTCTCAAAACAACACATTATGAAAGGGTACCGATTTACAGAATATATACCTCCTGAAGCGAAAGAAGGAGATAAATTTTCAGAACTTCTTAAAATGTTCTTAGAACTCATAAATATTACTGGAGGCGATGTGTCTGAAACAATGAATTGGCTTAACAATTTAGACAGACAATATACGCTAACAGATAATACCTATGGAATGGGAGATTTTTATAAAGACTTAAAAGATAAGGGTTTTATAAAAGAAGATTTAAATACACAAGGAGAGTTTACAATTACAGCCAAAAGTGAACAAAAAATAAGACAATCTGCATTAGAAGAGATCTTTGGTAAATTAAAAAAAGGACAGAAAGGAGATCATAAAACACCTTTAACAGGAAACCAAGGAGATGAGACGACTTCTGATAGAAGACCATTTCAGTTTGGTGATGCTCTAGGCCAAATATCTATGACAGATTCGATTAGGAATGCCCAAATTAATCATGGGATTGATAATTTTTCGATCAATGAAAATGATTTAGAAGTGGTTGAGAAAGAACATAAAACACAAACATCTACAGTGCTTATGATCGACATCTCACATTCGATGATTTTATATGGTGAAGACAGAATTACACCGGCAAAAAAAGTAGCTATGGCTCTGGCTGAAATGATTAAACGAAAGTACAAGAAAGATACTCTTGATATAATTGTTTTTGGGAATGATGCATGGCAGATAAAAATTAAAGATTTACCTTATTTGCAAGTAGGACCATACCATACAAATACAGTTGCTGGTTTAGAGTTAGCAATGGATCTTTTAAGAAGAAGAAAGACAACCAATAAACAAATTTTTATGATTACCGATGGTAAACCATCTTGTTTAAAAGAAGCAGGTGGATATTATAAAAATAGTTTTGGTTTAGATCGTAAAATTGTCAATAAATGCCTAACCTTAGCCTCTCAGGCAAGAAGGTTGCGTATTCCTATTACTACTTTCATGATTGCGTCAGATCCTTATCTCAAAGAATTTATACATGAATTTACAGAAGCAAATAATGGTAACGCTTATTATTCTGGACTAAAGGGATTGGGCGATATGATTTTTGAAGACTATAGTAGAAACAAGAAAAAAAGAATGTAATTAAATATATACCATGAAGAAATATCAAGAACTTTCATTAGAAGATAAGCTGAAAATAACAACACTCGGAGCATTAAAAAGTGCAGGCTATCAATCAAGAACTGTTAAAGAAGAATTAAGAGAGAACCTTATTCAAAAGTTACAAAATAAAGAAAATCCTTTTACAGCAATTTGGGGATACGAAGATACTGTAATACCAGAATTAGAGCGTGGAATTTTATCTATGCACAATATTAATCTTTTAGGTTTAAGAGGACAAGCAAAAACAAGAATTGCACGTTTAATGATTCATCTTTTAGATGATGTAATTCC encodes:
- a CDS encoding TspO/MBR family protein, which codes for MVIRIIIFLLINFLGLGIGGFFTGKGVPSEWYQTLNKAPWTPPGWVFGFAWSTIMLLFSVYLGALWNKVLDKNVFMIAFGSAFLLNVLWNPVFFYFHYMFLGLIVIVLLSMCVMFFIFKYQTEMRWLTLLIAPYIIWLCIATSLNAYAVIFN
- a CDS encoding SHD1 domain-containing protein gives rise to the protein MKNYLILFVTFFVSSLGYASTENAYYHVWNDQQHNEIADAQLILVKDANVILEQVDGSIFEYPIQQLSSEDVKFLETEYGYLNLIDSRISASTFHSNWVMLVAIIVLLGGFVLSYFSEHKTNYIATTFLLAGFTLFVLACTSPYVDNVDKEVTIFIKSQTDSEIVHEVFDIFPTNQSQNYGNQKDLDGSFAESAKKENTSSDSNSFVVFD
- a CDS encoding vWA domain-containing protein, coding for MKGYRFTEYIPPEAKEGDKFSELLKMFLELINITGGDVSETMNWLNNLDRQYTLTDNTYGMGDFYKDLKDKGFIKEDLNTQGEFTITAKSEQKIRQSALEEIFGKLKKGQKGDHKTPLTGNQGDETTSDRRPFQFGDALGQISMTDSIRNAQINHGIDNFSINENDLEVVEKEHKTQTSTVLMIDISHSMILYGEDRITPAKKVAMALAEMIKRKYKKDTLDIIVFGNDAWQIKIKDLPYLQVGPYHTNTVAGLELAMDLLRRRKTTNKQIFMITDGKPSCLKEAGGYYKNSFGLDRKIVNKCLTLASQARRLRIPITTFMIASDPYLKEFIHEFTEANNGNAYYSGLKGLGDMIFEDYSRNKKKRM